One window from the genome of Elaeis guineensis isolate ETL-2024a chromosome 5, EG11, whole genome shotgun sequence encodes:
- the LOC105044615 gene encoding protein DELAY OF GERMINATION 1-like, whose product MPDRPSDQFDRLYECWLAEKHSDLQALRAAASAPRPETPEEEAEEDRRLKLPVERVLGHCENYYRAKAACATRDVTPMFSPTWTSSTENLFLWVGGWRPSVAFHLLYSKSGLQLEAQLGEVIRGVPTRDLADLSLEQLQRINELQCRTIRKEKEISEEEARTQEGVADTQMVELSHVLSETGGTAEAAEMMETAMQEKREGMGRVLEKADELRLETLKGVVEILRPMQAVHFLIAAAELQLWLHEYGTKKDAERGTASSA is encoded by the coding sequence ATGCCCGACCGACCGAGCGACCAGTTCGACAGGTTGTACGAGTGCTGGCTCGCCGAGAAGCACAGCGACCTCCAGGCCCTCCGCGCCGCGGCCTCCGCCCCACGCCCGGAGACCCCCGAGGAAGAAGCCGAGGAGGACCGCCGGCTCAAGCTCCCCGTCGAGCGCGTCCTCGGCCATTGCGAAAACTACTACCGCGCCAAGGCGGCTTGCGCGACGCGTGACGTGACCCCCATGTTCTCCCCCACGTGGACCAGCTCCACCGAGAATCTCTTCCTCTGGGTCGGCGGGTGGCGCCCGAGCGTCGCGTTCCATCTACTCTATTCCAAGTCCGGCCTCCAGCTCGAGGCCCAGCTGGGCGAGGTCATCCGGGGGGTGCCCACGCGGGACCTGGCCGACCTCTCGCTGGAGCAGCTCCAGCGCATCAACGAGCTCCAGTGCCGGACTATACGGAAGGAGAAGGAGATCTCGGAAGAGGAGGCGAGGACCCAGGAGGGCGTCGCCGACACGCAGATGGTGGAGCTCTCGCACGTGCTGAGCGAGACGGGAGGAACCGCAGAGGCAGCGGAGATGATGGAGACGGCGATGCAGGAGAAGAGGGAAGGGATGGGGAGAGTGTTGGAGAAGGCGGATGAATTGAGGCTGGAGACGTTGAAGGGGGTCGTGGAGATCCTCCGGCCGATGCAGGCGGTCCATTTCCTGATCGCGGCCGCGGAATTGCAGCTCTGGCTGCACGAGTACGGGACGAAGAAGGACGCGGAGAGAGGGACGGCGTCGTCTGCGTGA